TGTTACTACTTCTCGCTGGCACCAAAAGAAGTTTCGCGTGATTCGGACCTTTTGTGGTGGTCTGCCGAGGACAGCACCTAAAAACAACCCTTGTGCCATGGAAAAAAGATTGATTTTATTACGACAGGCTATTTTTTCCATTCATTACCTTTGAGGGGAATGAGCAACAAAATGACAAGATGAGGTGCCCCGGGCGCCCCTAAAAAAGAACCAAAAAGTTCCAGAGGCATCTTCCATTCATTTCGATTTAGGTCTTTCTGGTTCTGACTGGTTGGTAAAAGGACTCTAAATCCTTTGAGTGGTTCGATTCCACAACAGAACAAAGAATGAAATGAATGAATGAAAGCCATGACCATGCCTCCAGTAGGAAGATCGAGGAACCGATGCTGGCGCTCCTGGTTCATGGGATCCTAACCGCGATGGGGATTGGACATAGAACCTGGACCCATCGTAGAGACGTTTAGTTCAAAAGAAAGGATCGTATCCTGATGGTAAGAATTATACTTTCGTGGAAATACAACGCTATAGACTTCAATGCGGTAGAGTAGACGTTTTGTTCCTAATTTTTCTGGACCAAACCTCCGCTCCGACCCAACGATACAATGAATTTTTTCTGTTCATATTCATAAATAAAAAAGATGAAATTCGAAATGAGAAAGGGCTTCGAGCCTCATGCTTTCCTGTTTTATTTGGTTGGGAAATGGCTCTGTCCTGGCGAGTCCAACAGGTCTAGTATTCTTTTCTTTTTCGTCTGAGAGGATGGGTCCCGAGGGAACTCTTTTTCTTCTATTCTAAGTTTTGATTGCATGAGCAGCATAACAACATAACAGTTTTGTGTAAGGAAGTAAGGAAAGACTCCTTTAGAATTTGTCCATCGTGATTAGGGTCGCTCTTTTTTTAACTTTACTTTAGTGGAATTTAATGTGTTCATGCTAACAGAAGAGCGGATCCAATACACATAAGACTTTTTTCAGGAAATTCAATCCATTAACTATTTATATTCCTTTTCTTATTTAGTATTTGGGTTGGTAAGTTAAACTAGATAGCTATATGATTGAAACAAAACAGCTTATAAATTTGtagtaaaaagaaaaaaaatctcatTTCCTACGTACAAGAAAAAGGGAATAGAAGGGCGGGTAGATCAATGTGATGATAGCACCACGCCAGGCACCGAAGACGAAAGCGAAATCGCGAGGGTGAGCTAACTCCAAAAACCCGTCCTCAGTTCGGATTGCAGGCTGCAACTCGCCTGCATGAAGCAGGAATCGCTAGTAATCGCCGGTCAGCCATACGGCGGTGAATCCGTTCCCGGgccttgtacacaccgcccgtcacaCTATAGGAGCTGATGGAGACTAAAAAATGATTTAAGGTGGCATTGTCCAAGGAGAAACCACCCCAAAGCCAAGTTCTTGTTATCGCGTTCTCCTTCTAATTTTGTGGCCGGTTTTGTGGTAAGCGTGATAGATTGAATCAACAAGCAGTAGTGTGATCTGCTGCTTGCGGTCAGTATTCAGCAGCTTGATCAAACCAAGTTTCCGCAATTTCCGAATCACCCTGTAGAATGGCCTGTTCTCCTCAGTCGGAATAGGAAGTTCCTTCAAGCCTTGTTCCTTCTTCCGCTTCATCTATCGTAAAATTCTACAGCCAGCGGGTTTTTCTTTGGCCAAAAGGTACTTCGAACTTGGAACGAGCATGAAGAGATTAACGAGACTTCTTTCTCTTTTGAGTTTTTCTGGCGGACCTGCCGCACAAGATCTTTGGTCTTCCCCTGGAACCGATGAAAAAAAGTGGATTGCTTCTTATGTACTCGCTCAGAATGATTCTTCTCTATCTATAGTTCATGGCCTATTAGAAGTAGAAGGTGATGCTTTTCACAAAAAGCTAGTCAGAAAAAGGGGCACGCAGCTACGCGATTCTAACTGCTCTTGGTTTTGTAACTCACTGCTCTTGGTAGAAAAAGCACCAATTTCTGTACCGATTCCGGAAGAGCGAAGAAAAGGGGGATGTTTTGTTAATGGGAACCCGCTACTGACACTTGAAAAAGCTGCTTTCAAGGTCTCGTCCAGGAGCAAAACAATCATAAATCACTTTTCATGCATTCATTAGCTAAGTACTCCAGTCTTTACAACAGGCCGTCATATTTGGCTGTGACAACCCCATGATTCTTTTTGTATTGCAAACTCTGTGATCTTTGAGCAATAAAGACTTGGCTTCCCTAAAAAAATCACTTTAGCTTTGCAGCTCTTGAATTTTTTTACCTAATAACAGCAATAAAAAAGAGCTTCCTAATACCCAAGCGAAATGCACATTGTACTAGTATGTTCATATCAATGATCAAACACCTTTAGTCCAGCAAGATCACCACCAAGATTTTGAATATTAAACCCATCGAGGAGCGCTAGAACGGTGGCCAACTAGCTACGCCATGTGGTGCATGCTGGTTGGTTGGTCACGGTGAGAaattttttgatttttcttttagttttctctaaatggttgagacatttccctttttctttttgaGAAAAGTTTTTCGAGGCTTTTTTTAGATAGATGTGATGTCCACGTGACACGAGAATTGTAATTTTGAGATGAAGGTGAGGTGCACACAGCTTCCTCATAAGCGGTCCGCAATGGCGGGCCCCAACCACTAGTCACATAGCATGGAGGTAAGGTATCATGGTTGCTGGTCACCAAAATCAGCCTTAACTGTAAAGCGGCACACTAGACAAAAGGTGTTTTGGGACGAAATCTCGGATCAGCAAAGATCATCGATCTCTGACGGACCATTCATTCCTTGACACATACTGCACGCATGCGATCGAGCGATCAAATGATTAGATTTGCACACACTCAAGGACCGTATTTTGGTTAGCAAAACTAGTGCCGTTCAATTAAGCAAACCAAATGCGTGCATGTTCTTGGTTTTTTTACTCCAGGAGTCGTTGAATCAAACCGATCGAACATGCAATGCAATGCAAGCGTACACGCGAGTATGGTTGATTGGAGTTCCCCATGTATATATGTTTGACTACGATGGAGCAACTAAGAGTGTTTGTCTGCATATGGCTTTTATACGTACAATTCTGGAGTAGTAGTTAGAGTTAGACCAAAACGATGCTGCTTGCAATCTGACACCCTGGCAAATTGATAGGCAAACATTCAGTTAGTTAGTACTGTCCACGCATAAGAACACTGCAAAGATTTCAGTGACCCCACCCACAATTGCAATCAGTGCACTTAATTTGCAGCTTTACTTCCATCGATGGATCAACCATACAAGATGAAGAGAGAGGCAACGTCTGTCATGACCCCTATTAGTAGTCGAGGCGTTGATTCAGCTGaatcatcatcattatcatctGCCTTGCCTGCTGGCTCACTTCAGCTGCCTGAATCATATTCATACTCCTCTCCTGGCCGGTTCAGTCAGCTGAGAGTGAGCTGATGATGTTGATCCCTGAGGTTTTCCTGTGCCCAATCAGCCTGGACCTCATGTCCGACCCCGTCACCCTCCTCCCCACCGCCCAGACCTACGACCGCCCCAGCATCCGGCGGTGGCTCGCCGCCGGCCACCGCACGTGCCCGGTCACCATGCGCCCGCTGCCGCACCACACATCGGGCTTGTTGGCGCCCAACCGCACGCTCAAGCACCTCATCGACCGCTGGCTCCTCCTCGCCGACCTCGCGCTGCCCACGCTCAGGGACAAcctcctcgacgccgccgccgccactgacTCCGCTCCAATGGTGGCGGCCGTGGAGACGCTGAGGATCGTCAGGTCGCTCTCCCCTCCTGGCTTCTGCGCCCTGCTCCTACGCCTCCTCATGGTTCGGAGCAGCGGTGATGTGCTCGCCGAGCTGGCACTCGACTGCCTCCTAGCGTCGCCGTCCACGCGGGAGCTCGCCGACGCGCTGCAGGAGGAGAAGAAGTTGCCCTCCTCCTTCGCCTTCCTCCTGAGACAGGGGAGCCCCAAGGTCAAGACAGCCCTGTGCCGCCTAATCCACACCGTCGGAGCTGTTGCCGTCGACGCCGTCGGGGCCTTGGGCCGCTCAGAGCCGGTCATGGGAGCACTGGCAGCTCTGGTGCGCGACGACACCGCCGGCGGCGCGTCTGACGCCGCTCTGAGGGCGATGTGCAGCCTCTGCTCGTCGGACCAGGCCAGCCGGGAGGCCGTGGTGACGGCGGGCGCCGTCGACGCCCTGCTCTCGTACATCAGCTCCGGCGGCTCCAGAAAGAGGCCGTCTTCATGTGCGCTCTGGACCCTGGCTCTGGAGACGCTGGAACTCGTGCTCGTCAGCGTGGACGCCGGCAGGCAGGCTATGTACGCCCGCCCCGGTGCGACGGCCGTCTTGGTGAAGATGGTCTTCATGGTGCCCTCCCGTCAGGACCGGGTGGGCGGCTGCGGCAGCGAGCACGCCATCGGGTCGCTGCTGGTGGCATGCCGCGAGTCTGCGGAGGCGCGGGTGGACGCCATCAATGCCGGGCTGCTCACGCGGCTGCTTCTGTTGCTGCAGAGCCAGTGCAGCCCCAGGGCCAAGGCCAACGCCATGGCGCTGCTCAAGCTGCTCAGGGCCATCTGGGCTCGCCATTGATTAGCTCATCCCATCAATCTTAGAACCTCATGTAAATACAGTATCGAATACTGGAGATAAATATTAGTAGTACAGTAACAATCATTAAAGAGCTCATGGTCATCTTATTTGAATCTTTTCAAGTCGCACGCTGCTATTTTTCGTGTAACAAATTTCCGAATTCTCACGAGTGGCAACGATAGCACAATGTCCGTGCGTTGCTACGAACCGCTTAAGAGCATAATTTTGAGTTGAAGTCACATTTTTATAACAGTTTTGCTAAAGCATATCTAGATGTACCataagtattgcacatctaaaTCCTATATCATTGATCTTACTTTGAGATTCGTATAATATCATTCTGCAAGTGTTGGTCTCACAAGAAAGTAGTAATATACTTGTTTGTTTGTTTTAGTAAAAGCACATTTGTTTATTTATGTATCTTGAAAAGTTACTAGCCCCACAAATGGGTAAGGGTGTATTTTTTATTGATGAAGTGTTGGTCCCACACATGAACTCACCACCAACTCCAACCTACATGGAGTATTTGTTTAATGTTCTGCATATTTGGGGCATGCTACATGTTTGCTGATTAATACATGGATCATATCAGCCGCCTCCAAAGCCGTTGGATTCTGCATGGCACACGTCTAATCGCCCGCTCCAGCCAATTTGCAGCATGGCTTCCATTGTCGTGGTATTTGCACGGTAGATGCCATAAGGTGGCTTACCTCGTGTGGTTGGGACTGATGAGCGCCAACGGCGTCCGGATGCGGGATTAGGCACGAGCACCGATGACACAGAGACGTACCCAGGTTCCGGGCCCTTGCATGGAGGTAACACCCTAGTCCTACAAGGATCACTATGAAGAACACGGTTGCTCCTAGAGTTGTaccggaggaggaagaagagagctctagctctgctctctccctcgtgTATGTGGGTGTGGTAGTGAGAATGAGTCGACCCCCTTCTAGGGGGGCTCCTGGGAGGTCTTATACTTGGGCCTCCCAGGTTACAAAATGCCTGAGAAGGTGGGGTGGGCCCTGATGCCAGCGTCTCTGGCCTCCCGTGGCGCCCGTCGGCTGCAGGGTCCTGTTGGTCATGGGCCCGGCCGGCCGCGGGGCCTGCCGACTGCTTGTTGCTGTAGCATGTAAACCATGGCGTCATGGGGTGGTTGGCACGACGCTTCTATAGTGCCGGGTCGTCTGGGGGTTGGTCGCCTCGGTCAGCGGTGCCAACGGCATTGTAGCTACGCCCTCACGTCATATAGGGTGTCTTGTTCCTGTCGCTTGGTACAATTGGATTTGACGGGCGCTGACCCCGCCGGCTGCAGCCAGCCGCCCCGGTCGAGGGGCTGCACTCAGCCGACCGAAAAGGGCCAACTGGTTTGAGGGAGTCGAGTTGTCCCGATGTTTTGAAATGTTGTCTTGCCTCCATGAGCCTACCCGAGGGTCATCCCCCCAACACCCATGCGTTCATGGTTTGTAA
This sequence is a window from Aegilops tauschii subsp. strangulata cultivar AL8/78 chromosome 7, Aet v6.0, whole genome shotgun sequence. Protein-coding genes within it:
- the LOC109770342 gene encoding U-box domain-containing protein 25-like; this encodes MMLIPEVFLCPISLDLMSDPVTLLPTAQTYDRPSIRRWLAAGHRTCPVTMRPLPHHTSGLLAPNRTLKHLIDRWLLLADLALPTLRDNLLDAAAATDSAPMVAAVETLRIVRSLSPPGFCALLLRLLMVRSSGDVLAELALDCLLASPSTRELADALQEEKKLPSSFAFLLRQGSPKVKTALCRLIHTVGAVAVDAVGALGRSEPVMGALAALVRDDTAGGASDAALRAMCSLCSSDQASREAVVTAGAVDALLSYISSGGSRKRPSSCALWTLALETLELVLVSVDAGRQAMYARPGATAVLVKMVFMVPSRQDRVGGCGSEHAIGSLLVACRESAEARVDAINAGLLTRLLLLLQSQCSPRAKANAMALLKLLRAIWARH